In Sphingobacterium sp. PCS056, the following proteins share a genomic window:
- a CDS encoding TonB-dependent receptor, producing MNFYQCMRVMKITMMLMTCLLVQVSASTFGQRITLNKQNSNIPSILQEFRKQSQYDFFYDTELFKNTKPIHINLKDASIEQALMACFSDLPFRYVIKNKLVVVTDAPENAGSKSKPEQQQFTITGSVQDVNNKAALAGVTIRVKGLQLGATTDAAGNFTIIVPKSTQVFVFTLLGYQSREVSINAAERNILIQLRSASTALDEVEVRVQARRKANTEVAVLEERKRASIVQDAISAELIQRTGSITTTQALQRVTGVTVTDDKYVAVRGLGDRSVIGQLNGVRLASSDPDRSSIPLDLVPASLLDNITIYKTVTPDKPADAASGIVELKTKSVPDRMTFEVIAQTGLNSNIGMGGKYNSFWNSEMGFLGTKINNKNLSTDFLHLAKEYPAGLSSIHNMIANSNYSNDAYQEVGRINGIMQGFDPVMTSTYKKAPLNQLYSATFGNSYDLFNKRHKLGVILGGNYYRRTTDISGGDLTQYSIYQGVVTGNPDVYSVRNIPNYITPNSLYMGKYQTYKENTGTETLNYGTLVGLTYRFNPQHEISMQYLGSWGGETKSTHLNGRYEYTGLPGEVRSTTYSLKRTFRNLNTFNLQGEHKFLKGDLSPRLSYNVASSKSKQNDPDFRFASLADYIPRGGGYYSRPVVGANNGETQEVYTQHLYALTSGYVNGFGTYGIMQAEPNGRRWRNLTEQNYNYKADISIPFRFLGQKQEFKTGVNYLFRDRDFTENQLFLPGSNFTRNKALPLYDVEGNLNRLVSNEIIGVKIPAAGQGEGMMPIGGFLYNSQKSPNNYTGYFETNALYGMLDLKLTDRFRMAGGVRFEMTNIGSTVDTAGVFLDPSLTTGANGEAPIPLNPIDPNSVYKTGYKPFYSLNATFTLNDNMNFRGAVNTTLARPELREITNVFEFDAFQMGLVVGNPNLKNQYTQNADFRWEWFPAKGEVIAVSAFGKRIENQLVKVFNLETQGLAATYPEFPTIQFQNDVNVGKVWGVEFEVVKNLGTLIDPLRNFFLGSNLMLAQSEIQKSAARYEANRSLDRHSPKNSPLFEQAPYSINAWLNYDNDQSGTDLTLTFNMVGERLVQINLTGEPDLYTQPVPYLDFVFSQRINKRIQFKGFAKNIMNPAIKTVYANPQTGGKWYGNEYINRSYKRGAEIMVGFTYNLL from the coding sequence ATGAATTTTTATCAATGCATGCGTGTTATGAAAATCACCATGATGTTAATGACTTGCTTGTTGGTTCAGGTCAGTGCGTCTACTTTTGGGCAGCGTATTACACTGAATAAACAAAATAGCAACATACCATCCATATTACAGGAATTCAGAAAACAAAGTCAGTACGACTTTTTTTATGATACTGAATTATTTAAAAATACCAAACCGATCCATATTAACCTGAAGGATGCTTCCATTGAACAGGCATTAATGGCTTGTTTTTCCGATCTACCTTTTCGATATGTGATTAAAAATAAATTAGTAGTGGTGACCGATGCTCCAGAAAATGCTGGAAGCAAATCCAAACCCGAACAGCAGCAATTTACGATCACCGGAAGCGTCCAAGATGTGAATAATAAAGCGGCTCTTGCAGGGGTCACCATTCGGGTCAAAGGGCTTCAATTAGGAGCTACCACCGATGCCGCGGGCAATTTTACAATCATTGTTCCCAAAAGCACACAGGTGTTTGTATTCACCTTATTGGGATACCAATCCCGAGAAGTATCGATTAACGCCGCCGAACGTAATATCCTAATCCAACTGCGTTCTGCTTCAACAGCATTAGATGAGGTGGAAGTCAGGGTACAGGCGCGACGTAAAGCAAATACCGAAGTTGCCGTTTTGGAAGAGCGTAAACGAGCATCTATTGTTCAGGATGCCATTTCGGCTGAATTGATACAGCGTACGGGAAGTATTACCACGACTCAAGCTTTACAACGGGTCACCGGAGTAACCGTTACTGACGATAAATATGTTGCGGTACGCGGTCTTGGTGACCGATCGGTGATTGGACAGCTAAACGGAGTACGTCTAGCATCATCGGATCCTGACCGTAGTTCTATCCCTTTAGATTTGGTACCTGCTTCCTTACTAGATAACATCACCATTTATAAAACGGTGACACCTGATAAACCGGCAGATGCGGCTTCGGGGATTGTAGAACTGAAAACAAAGTCTGTCCCCGATCGGATGACTTTCGAAGTCATAGCACAGACCGGATTAAATTCCAATATTGGGATGGGAGGGAAGTACAATAGTTTCTGGAATAGTGAGATGGGTTTTTTGGGCACAAAGATCAATAATAAAAATCTGTCGACTGATTTCTTACATCTAGCAAAAGAATATCCCGCAGGCTTATCATCGATCCACAATATGATCGCCAACAGTAATTATAGCAACGATGCTTATCAGGAGGTGGGACGGATTAACGGCATTATGCAGGGCTTTGATCCTGTGATGACCAGTACCTATAAAAAAGCGCCATTGAACCAGTTGTATTCGGCCACCTTTGGAAACAGTTATGACCTGTTTAATAAGAGACATAAGTTAGGGGTCATTTTAGGTGGTAATTATTACAGAAGAACAACCGACATCAGTGGCGGTGACTTGACACAATATAGTATCTATCAAGGAGTCGTAACTGGTAATCCAGACGTGTACAGTGTCCGCAATATTCCAAATTATATTACACCCAATAGTCTGTATATGGGCAAATATCAGACTTATAAGGAAAATACCGGAACCGAAACTTTGAATTATGGAACGCTGGTGGGACTGACCTACCGATTTAATCCACAGCATGAAATCAGTATGCAGTACCTCGGGAGCTGGGGCGGTGAAACGAAATCTACTCACCTAAATGGTCGATACGAATACACGGGTTTGCCGGGAGAGGTGAGAAGTACAACCTATTCGCTTAAACGGACGTTCAGAAACTTGAATACCTTCAATTTACAAGGAGAACACAAATTTTTAAAAGGTGATCTTTCTCCTCGTCTAAGTTACAATGTGGCCAGTTCAAAATCCAAACAGAATGATCCTGATTTTCGTTTCGCGAGTTTAGCAGACTATATCCCGCGTGGTGGAGGTTATTATAGCAGACCGGTTGTGGGCGCAAATAATGGTGAAACACAAGAGGTGTATACTCAACATTTGTATGCCTTGACTTCAGGTTATGTCAATGGATTTGGTACCTATGGTATTATGCAGGCGGAGCCGAATGGCCGGAGATGGCGAAATCTGACAGAACAGAATTACAATTACAAAGCTGATATCAGCATTCCTTTCCGATTTCTAGGTCAGAAGCAAGAGTTCAAAACAGGGGTAAACTATTTGTTTCGGGATCGGGATTTTACAGAAAACCAGTTGTTCTTACCAGGATCGAATTTTACCAGAAATAAAGCATTACCGCTCTATGACGTTGAAGGTAATCTGAATCGTCTGGTCAGTAATGAAATCATTGGAGTGAAAATACCAGCAGCAGGTCAGGGTGAAGGAATGATGCCTATCGGCGGATTTTTATATAACAGTCAGAAATCACCGAACAATTATACCGGTTATTTTGAAACCAATGCCCTATACGGTATGCTTGATCTAAAATTGACCGACCGTTTCCGTATGGCAGGGGGTGTTCGATTTGAAATGACCAATATTGGCTCTACAGTCGATACAGCTGGCGTATTTTTGGATCCTTCATTGACAACAGGCGCCAATGGAGAAGCTCCAATACCGCTTAATCCGATTGATCCAAATTCGGTCTATAAAACAGGTTATAAGCCTTTTTATTCGTTGAATGCAACCTTTACCTTAAACGATAACATGAATTTTAGGGGCGCTGTCAATACGACCTTGGCAAGGCCGGAGCTTCGGGAAATAACCAATGTATTTGAATTTGACGCTTTTCAAATGGGATTGGTCGTTGGAAATCCAAATCTGAAAAATCAATATACTCAAAATGCAGATTTTAGATGGGAATGGTTTCCGGCAAAAGGCGAGGTTATAGCCGTTTCGGCTTTCGGTAAGCGTATCGAAAACCAATTGGTCAAGGTGTTTAATCTGGAAACTCAGGGATTGGCCGCTACTTACCCAGAATTTCCGACCATACAATTCCAGAATGATGTCAATGTCGGTAAAGTCTGGGGAGTAGAGTTTGAAGTGGTTAAAAACTTGGGAACTTTGATCGATCCTTTACGCAATTTCTTCTTAGGCTCCAACCTGATGCTTGCTCAAAGTGAGATCCAAAAATCAGCGGCGCGCTATGAAGCCAATCGCTCATTGGATCGACATTCACCAAAAAATAGCCCCCTGTTTGAACAAGCTCCCTATTCGATCAACGCTTGGTTAAATTATGATAATGATCAATCAGGAACAGATCTAACGTTGACCTTTAATATGGTCGGCGAACGCTTGGTCCAGATCAATCTAACGGGCGAGCCAGATCTATATACACAGCCAGTGCCTTATCTGGACTTTGTCTTTAGTCAACGGATCAATAAAAGAATTCAATTTAAGGGATTTGCCAAAAATATCATGAATCCAGCGATTAAAACGGTGTATGCTAATCCGCAAACGGGAGGAAAATGGTACGGCAACGAGTACATCAACCGTAGTTATAAACGCGGTGCGGAAATCATGGTAGGCTTTACATATAATTTATTGTAG
- a CDS encoding FecR family protein yields MEELNLKALLADESFINYCKGYPAQDVAKWENWLQDHAQYRKEVEEQKRIVQTLAYHTAVTTVEDHYLRLKEQIAKKNKKTDTRFRISPWLKIAASLLLIGSLSYLMLRQSFLSEPDHHKQSVVIPGEDKALLTLADGSTISLDEVAVGTLALEGGVRVEKTKSGQLIYSVSESQSSNRNSSNTITTPKGGQYRLTLPDGSKAWLNASSTLHYPLHFEHHERRVKMTGEVYFEIAKMEKRQHGRVERIPFYVETAHQEIQVLGTHFNVNSYPDEPGIVTTLLEGSVRVTSSLNGESILLRPGQQSFLDKHLVVSTADVEQQVAWTAGDFVFKSEPLASILRKVSRWYDVDIVCPPHLGKLKFDGIVSRSQPLNAIMDMVEITGKAKLKLTERRIIVTD; encoded by the coding sequence ATGGAAGAACTGAATCTGAAAGCATTGTTAGCAGATGAGAGCTTCATCAACTATTGTAAAGGATACCCAGCTCAGGATGTTGCCAAATGGGAAAACTGGCTGCAAGACCATGCGCAGTACCGTAAAGAAGTAGAAGAACAGAAGCGGATAGTCCAAACGTTGGCCTATCATACTGCCGTAACTACTGTTGAAGATCATTATCTCCGCCTCAAGGAGCAGATCGCAAAAAAAAATAAGAAAACGGATACCCGCTTTCGAATTTCCCCATGGCTAAAGATCGCGGCTTCACTACTGCTCATCGGTTCCCTATCGTACTTGATGTTACGTCAATCTTTCCTATCTGAACCTGATCACCATAAGCAAAGTGTAGTAATCCCTGGAGAAGATAAAGCCTTATTGACTTTGGCAGATGGTTCGACCATCTCATTAGATGAAGTTGCAGTCGGAACATTGGCCTTAGAAGGCGGTGTGCGTGTAGAGAAAACAAAAAGTGGTCAGCTTATTTACAGTGTTTCCGAATCCCAATCCAGCAACAGGAATTCTTCCAATACCATTACCACTCCTAAAGGAGGGCAGTATCGACTTACCTTACCCGATGGCTCTAAGGCTTGGTTGAATGCTTCATCAACCTTACACTATCCCCTGCATTTTGAACATCACGAGCGCCGGGTAAAAATGACCGGTGAGGTATATTTTGAAATTGCCAAAATGGAAAAGCGTCAACATGGTCGGGTCGAGCGTATCCCTTTTTATGTGGAAACAGCGCATCAGGAGATCCAAGTATTAGGTACGCATTTTAATGTGAATTCCTATCCTGATGAACCTGGAATAGTTACCACACTGCTGGAAGGAAGTGTGCGGGTAACTTCATCTTTAAACGGCGAATCGATTCTGTTGCGTCCTGGACAGCAATCATTCTTAGATAAACACCTGGTCGTAAGTACAGCAGATGTCGAGCAGCAGGTAGCGTGGACTGCGGGAGATTTTGTGTTTAAAAGTGAGCCATTAGCCAGTATCCTGCGTAAAGTATCGCGCTGGTACGATGTGGATATCGTATGTCCACCACATTTAGGAAAACTCAAATTTGATGGCATTGTTTCGCGTTCTCAGCCATTGAATGCTATTATGGATATGGTTGAAATAACGGGAAAAGCAAAATTGAAATTGACAGAAAGGAGGATTATTGTGACCGATTAA
- a CDS encoding RNA polymerase sigma factor, which yields MSLITRHELKEHWNTFVAAACEEAFYQIYEYYHHYLSYVGTKRGFAIDIIQDAINDVFLHLWENRAKSSSIHHLHNYIITIFLRKLFRDDAKKYEMIPTIATLLENCEVPSVEDGFIQRYTEDEVGRFVKEKVDELGEKQRLLIYQKFYLGLSYQEIAAANGVSINTVYNTIYKSVDKLRNLLTAEQETFLKIAIGALSTFFLFFLENQ from the coding sequence ATGTCTCTTATAACACGTCACGAACTGAAAGAACACTGGAATACATTTGTTGCAGCAGCATGTGAAGAAGCGTTTTATCAGATTTACGAATACTACCATCATTATCTCAGCTATGTAGGTACCAAACGTGGTTTTGCTATCGATATCATTCAAGATGCTATCAATGATGTGTTTCTTCATTTATGGGAAAACAGAGCTAAAAGTAGCAGCATACACCATCTCCATAATTACATCATTACCATCTTTTTGCGGAAACTATTTCGCGATGATGCCAAGAAGTATGAAATGATTCCGACCATCGCCACTTTATTGGAAAACTGCGAGGTCCCTTCTGTTGAAGATGGATTTATACAGCGCTATACGGAAGATGAGGTCGGACGCTTTGTAAAAGAAAAAGTTGATGAGCTGGGCGAGAAACAACGTTTGCTGATTTATCAGAAATTTTATCTTGGATTATCCTACCAAGAAATAGCTGCTGCAAATGGTGTTTCCATCAATACCGTCTACAATACCATCTATAAGTCTGTGGATAAATTAAGAAATCTGTTGACTGCAGAACAAGAAACCTTCCTTAAAATAGCCATTGGAGCCCTTTCAACATTTTTTTTATTTTTTTTAGAAAATCAGTAG
- a CDS encoding GTP-binding protein has product MQTKTSVSTPDGITQKKLPVTVLSGFLGAGKTTLLNHILHNKEGLKVAVIVNDMSEVNVDARLVEHQHTLSRTEEKLVEMSNGCICCTLREDLMVEVEKLANEGRFDYLLIESTGISEPIPVAQTFSYVDEDQGIDLSRFSYIDTMVTVVDCFNFFKDFGTNEMLQDRNLTDMEGDDRTIVNLLTDQIEFANVIILNKTDLVDAGTVGVLKAAIHKLNPGAKIISSAFGKVSPKEVLNTKLFDFEEAQTSAGWQKELESEQHTPETEEYGISSFVFRNQRPFHPERFWHYLNHQYPAGIIRAKGLFWLASRRDEALNFSQAGGSSRLETAGVWWISMSYFERIQFESYVANKDYIEGRWSKQWGDRINELVFIGQDINEKKVRMDLEKCLLQEDEFYLFDKNIRFEDPFPTNI; this is encoded by the coding sequence ATGCAGACAAAAACATCCGTATCCACTCCTGATGGGATCACGCAAAAGAAACTCCCCGTTACCGTATTAAGCGGTTTTCTTGGTGCTGGAAAAACAACCCTCCTCAATCATATTTTACATAATAAGGAGGGATTGAAGGTAGCAGTGATCGTCAACGATATGAGCGAGGTCAATGTGGACGCGCGCTTGGTTGAACATCAGCACACGCTATCACGTACAGAAGAAAAATTGGTTGAAATGAGCAACGGTTGCATTTGCTGTACCCTGCGCGAAGATCTCATGGTTGAGGTGGAAAAACTCGCGAATGAAGGTCGATTTGATTATTTATTGATTGAGAGCACAGGCATCAGTGAGCCTATTCCGGTAGCGCAGACTTTTTCCTATGTTGACGAAGATCAAGGTATAGACTTGTCTCGCTTCAGCTATATCGACACCATGGTGACGGTGGTGGATTGCTTTAACTTTTTCAAAGATTTTGGTACAAATGAAATGCTACAGGATCGCAATCTAACAGATATGGAAGGTGACGACCGAACGATCGTCAACCTGCTGACCGACCAGATCGAGTTTGCGAATGTCATCATCTTGAATAAAACAGATCTGGTGGATGCTGGGACCGTTGGTGTTTTAAAGGCTGCGATACACAAATTAAACCCTGGAGCAAAAATAATCAGTTCTGCTTTTGGAAAAGTAAGTCCAAAAGAAGTATTAAACACCAAACTTTTTGATTTTGAGGAAGCCCAGACTTCGGCAGGATGGCAAAAGGAATTGGAGTCGGAACAGCATACTCCCGAAACAGAAGAATATGGCATCAGTTCGTTTGTATTCAGAAATCAAAGACCTTTTCATCCTGAGCGGTTTTGGCATTACTTAAACCATCAGTATCCCGCAGGTATTATACGTGCCAAGGGTCTTTTCTGGCTAGCCTCCCGTCGTGATGAAGCTTTAAATTTTTCTCAGGCTGGCGGCTCTTCGCGCCTAGAGACTGCTGGTGTGTGGTGGATCAGTATGTCCTACTTCGAACGCATACAATTTGAAAGTTACGTCGCCAATAAAGACTATATCGAAGGTCGCTGGAGTAAACAATGGGGGGATAGAATAAATGAACTTGTCTTTATTGGACAAGACATCAATGAAAAGAAGGTGAGGATGGATCTGGAAAAATGCTTACTCCAAGAAGATGAGTTTTATCTGTTTGATAAAAATATCAGGTTTGAAGATCCTTTTCCAACAAATATATAA
- a CDS encoding GlxA family transcriptional regulator, with translation MDKKNIAILILPDVQLLDVAGPTDVFHTANEIVKKAGYGARYELHYLSALKSETVVSNSGIKLQCDSSIYDIAIPLDTLIIAGTHPNLFANLDETVYMWLNQIYPQINRLASICVGTFLMAKSGLLKNKTVTTHWKYAGLLKSMYPEIDVDARSIFLKDGDIYSSGGITSGINLALHLVEEDLGRDITIQVSKHLVFGVHRLSDQSLFSEELPALEDMSELVQKVYHYVNAHIGETFTLEQLADAVHMSSRNFSRVFKKEATIPPGQFVEKIRLEKAKQLLAYTADTLAIISVLCGYDQVSSLNKLFDKYYNISASQYRKTFQH, from the coding sequence ATGGATAAGAAAAATATAGCCATTTTGATATTACCAGATGTACAATTATTAGATGTAGCAGGACCTACTGATGTCTTTCATACGGCCAATGAAATTGTAAAAAAGGCAGGTTATGGAGCTCGTTATGAGCTTCATTACCTCTCGGCATTAAAATCAGAAACTGTCGTATCGAACTCAGGTATCAAGCTCCAATGCGATTCGAGCATTTATGATATAGCCATACCGCTAGATACCTTGATTATTGCTGGTACGCACCCCAATTTATTTGCAAATCTTGACGAAACGGTCTACATGTGGCTCAACCAGATATACCCCCAAATAAATCGCCTAGCTTCAATTTGTGTCGGTACATTTCTGATGGCCAAAAGCGGTCTGCTGAAAAATAAAACGGTGACCACACACTGGAAATATGCAGGATTGCTCAAAAGTATGTATCCTGAGATCGATGTTGATGCTCGATCCATCTTTTTAAAGGATGGCGATATCTACAGTTCTGGCGGAATCACTTCTGGCATTAATCTGGCGTTGCATTTAGTTGAGGAGGATTTGGGACGAGACATAACCATACAGGTGTCCAAGCATCTGGTATTTGGAGTACATCGACTCTCGGATCAATCACTTTTTTCTGAAGAATTACCTGCTCTTGAAGATATGAGTGAACTTGTTCAAAAAGTATATCACTATGTTAACGCCCATATTGGAGAAACATTCACTCTTGAACAACTGGCGGACGCAGTACACATGAGTTCACGCAACTTCTCCCGTGTCTTTAAAAAAGAAGCTACTATTCCTCCGGGACAATTTGTCGAAAAAATACGTTTAGAAAAAGCGAAACAGCTCCTCGCCTATACTGCTGACACCTTAGCTATTATCAGTGTGCTATGTGGCTATGATCAGGTCAGTTCCTTAAATAAACTGTTCGATAAATACTATAATATTAGTGCTTCCCAATATCGAAAAACATTTCAACATTAA
- a CDS encoding DJ-1/PfpI family protein — protein MNINKDKTTQNIAFFVFDQVEVLDLNGPLDVFVKANILVPNSFNCYTVALDATPIFAESNTMQIIPNYTIDNCPQADLIIVPGAFPETVIKLFKDEHFESRFTAWITAQAQRDTVIASICTGALLLSNTHILDGKAITSHFMITDLLQELNPNSQVMTGPRYIDEGNLVTTAGITAGIDAALYMVTDILGKDVAKQIIEIFEYKSDLQIH, from the coding sequence ATGAATATCAATAAAGATAAAACAACTCAGAACATTGCATTTTTTGTTTTTGACCAAGTAGAAGTATTGGATCTAAACGGACCTTTGGATGTGTTTGTAAAAGCAAATATACTCGTACCGAATAGCTTTAACTGTTACACGGTGGCTTTGGATGCTACGCCTATATTTGCAGAATCCAATACCATGCAAATTATTCCTAATTATACAATTGATAATTGTCCACAAGCAGATCTGATTATCGTACCTGGAGCATTTCCTGAGACAGTGATCAAATTATTTAAAGACGAGCATTTTGAATCCCGATTCACAGCATGGATTACAGCTCAGGCACAACGTGATACTGTAATTGCCAGTATTTGTACAGGTGCGCTATTACTTTCTAATACCCATATTTTAGATGGAAAAGCGATTACCAGTCATTTTATGATAACAGATCTTTTACAAGAATTAAATCCGAACAGTCAAGTGATGACAGGACCTCGATACATTGATGAAGGGAATTTGGTAACAACAGCGGGAATCACAGCAGGTATAGATGCGGCCTTATATATGGTAACAGATATACTTGGAAAGGATGTGGCTAAACAGATTATTGAAATTTTTGAGTATAAATCAGATTTGCAAATTCATTAA
- a CDS encoding type II CAAX prenyl endopeptidase Rce1 family protein: MSLYTPLIWISFMLPLIAIAFAKTKKVNSKFLILFIVYFLADCYIQHFSRQYVSLDSIGLKFSWVGKILSLLLALTIIFSVSKTHREQIGFTSKSNTKKQVRFGIFLFLGFLLFDLIFKLILFPKGGHFNLETFAFQATMPGLTEELVFRGICFWLLDQAFTPQWNIKGISLGWGFVIVTLLFSVAHGVVLTKDHQLKFDIITIIYLTLISSLSVGLLRKFSGNLVYPVIGHNMINVLNALIRIL; the protein is encoded by the coding sequence ATGTCACTATACACACCGCTTATTTGGATCTCTTTCATGCTACCGTTAATAGCTATTGCATTTGCCAAAACGAAAAAAGTAAATTCAAAATTTTTAATCCTTTTCATCGTCTATTTTTTAGCTGATTGTTATATCCAGCATTTTAGCAGACAGTATGTTAGCCTTGATTCCATTGGATTAAAATTTTCTTGGGTCGGTAAAATCTTAAGTTTATTGTTAGCGCTGACCATCATTTTTTCGGTAAGCAAAACTCATCGTGAGCAGATCGGATTCACCTCGAAAAGTAATACAAAGAAACAGGTCCGATTCGGGATTTTTCTATTCCTTGGATTCTTACTTTTTGATTTGATTTTCAAATTGATCCTATTCCCTAAAGGAGGTCATTTTAATCTTGAGACATTCGCTTTCCAGGCAACAATGCCCGGTTTAACGGAAGAATTGGTCTTCAGGGGGATTTGCTTTTGGCTTCTTGATCAAGCTTTTACTCCCCAATGGAATATCAAAGGGATCTCATTGGGTTGGGGATTTGTTATCGTGACGCTTTTATTCAGTGTTGCACATGGTGTTGTGCTCACGAAAGATCATCAACTCAAATTTGATATCATCACGATCATCTACCTCACGCTGATATCTTCGTTAAGTGTGGGTTTGTTACGGAAATTTTCAGGCAATCTTGTTTACCCAGTAATAGGTCACAATATGATCAATGTATTAAATGCCTTGATCCGAATATTATAA
- a CDS encoding sensor histidine kinase — translation MSQDTQVFSSYLTSKIAEFDFERLYTKTNRLLLHVCMWFTFSVLLLLSYILAYKLSLFNAVILTIRMTTVNMLVFYLFFYVLLPKILAGGRNKIIILLIISLPFLLFIWIAITYFFSQLYHALGFEIENGELKGAIKMSADQTFLQAVSFKRMISQAFIVISILSPFFFVKILFEISKLYSKTLKIQQEKASLEIENIHIEKNFLKAQLNPHFLFNTLNNLYGLAIKKDPATPDVIVNLSDIMSYTLYESNTEKVSLQKELEFIKNYSELEKMRYPADKKIVLHLPDENNLIGLYIAPLLTFTFIENAFKYGLSHNKEQFIYLSIKIEDNQFYFHLENDVDDHVSQKEFGGIGIANVQKRLQLLYPDKHELRIENLQHKFVVSLKINLTTHG, via the coding sequence ATGTCGCAGGATACACAGGTTTTCTCCAGCTACTTAACGAGTAAGATAGCAGAATTTGATTTTGAGCGTTTATATACCAAAACAAATCGACTGCTGCTGCATGTATGCATGTGGTTTACTTTTTCAGTCTTATTGCTGCTGAGCTATATACTGGCATACAAACTCTCTCTGTTTAATGCTGTGATCCTCACCATCAGGATGACGACTGTTAATATGCTCGTATTCTATCTCTTCTTTTATGTCTTGCTACCCAAGATTTTAGCTGGAGGCAGGAATAAGATCATTATACTATTGATCATTAGTTTGCCTTTCCTGTTGTTTATCTGGATTGCGATCACCTATTTCTTTTCCCAGCTCTATCATGCTTTGGGGTTTGAAATCGAAAATGGGGAACTTAAAGGTGCGATTAAGATGAGTGCCGATCAAACGTTTTTACAGGCTGTTTCTTTCAAACGCATGATCTCGCAGGCCTTCATCGTGATTTCGATTCTATCGCCCTTCTTTTTTGTGAAAATTCTATTTGAAATCTCTAAACTTTATAGTAAAACTTTAAAAATTCAGCAGGAAAAAGCAAGCTTAGAAATAGAAAATATCCATATTGAAAAAAACTTTTTAAAAGCCCAGCTCAATCCACATTTTCTGTTCAATACCTTAAACAATCTATATGGGCTTGCGATAAAAAAAGATCCCGCAACGCCAGATGTGATCGTCAATCTTTCGGATATTATGAGTTACACCCTCTATGAATCCAATACAGAAAAGGTATCCTTACAAAAAGAACTGGAATTTATAAAAAACTATAGCGAACTTGAAAAAATGCGCTATCCGGCTGATAAAAAGATTGTATTACACCTTCCTGATGAAAACAATTTGATAGGATTATATATTGCTCCATTGCTCACTTTTACTTTTATAGAAAATGCCTTTAAATATGGTCTTAGCCATAACAAAGAACAGTTTATATATTTGAGTATAAAAATTGAGGACAATCAATTTTACTTTCATCTTGAAAATGATGTAGATGACCATGTTTCCCAAAAAGAGTTTGGAGGTATTGGGATTGCGAATGTTCAAAAGCGCTTGCAGTTGTTATATCCCGATAAACATGAACTCAGGATTGAAAATCTCCAACATAAATTTGTTGTCAGCTTAAAAATAAATTTAACAACTCATGGATAA
- a CDS encoding LytR/AlgR family response regulator transcription factor codes for MDKFTCIVADDEPLGREVIETFIKEIPFLTLVASFGDSVEALLYLQNHQVDIMFSDIQMPKINGMELVHALVNPPVIIFVTAHRDFALDSFDAGATDYLVKPVRFDRFLKAVNRAKERVLTSKATTRPETKPDRIFIKSEGRLVKIVLNEILYIEAQGDYLKIVIPENSYTTQATLKSMDEILDKQLFFRVQRSFILNIEAVKTVSGNMIELTNGKSIAIALNKKEEFFKLLGIK; via the coding sequence ATGGATAAGTTCACGTGCATCGTTGCAGATGATGAACCGCTCGGCAGAGAGGTGATCGAAACGTTTATAAAAGAAATTCCTTTTCTGACCCTCGTGGCATCCTTTGGTGATTCCGTAGAAGCGCTGCTCTATTTACAAAACCATCAGGTTGATATTATGTTTAGTGATATCCAAATGCCAAAAATAAATGGGATGGAGCTGGTACATGCCTTGGTCAATCCTCCTGTTATTATTTTTGTTACTGCCCATCGCGATTTCGCATTGGATAGTTTTGATGCTGGGGCAACCGACTATCTGGTAAAACCGGTTCGATTCGATCGGTTTTTAAAGGCTGTCAACAGAGCTAAAGAAAGAGTCCTGACAAGTAAGGCTACTACACGCCCAGAGACTAAGCCTGACCGTATATTTATCAAATCGGAAGGAAGGTTAGTCAAAATTGTATTGAATGAAATCCTTTATATAGAAGCGCAGGGCGATTACCTGAAGATCGTCATTCCCGAAAATAGCTATACCACGCAAGCTACGCTCAAATCTATGGACGAAATCCTAGATAAGCAGCTCTTTTTTCGTGTGCAGCGTTCGTTTATCCTTAACATCGAAGCTGTCAAAACCGTCAGCGGAAATATGATCGAGTTGACAAATGGTAAATCAATAGCTATTGCTTTAAATAAAAAGGAAGAGTTTTTCAAGTTGTTGGGCATCAAATAA